A window of Cryptomeria japonica chromosome 3, Sugi_1.0, whole genome shotgun sequence contains these coding sequences:
- the LOC131044742 gene encoding very-long-chain aldehyde decarbonylase GL1-4 translates to MASTPGPLSKWPWANMGNFKYLTLSPLVMKAVHTNFFGGRETDNFSLLLLILVATRYLHNQLWISISRYQNARGTHQIQNRSIKFEQVDREGSWDDYILMYAFMFIPLHAFIPGASNLPLWNTKGLFVIILAHAGLSEFFYYWAHRALHHHYLYNLYHSHHHSSFVTEPITSVVHPFAEHLIYAAVFSAGPLATVVTKTASTAVIFCYLIWFDFMNNMGHCNFEFVPQWAFKICPPLKYLMYTPSFHSLHHSQVHTNFSLFMPLYDYLYGTADKSSDGLYDSACRGRKEKVDVVHLTHATSLLSFFHLRLGFASFAAAPYSVKWYMWVIWPISNGIMIFLWLCGQTFRAEKNRLNGLHIETWVVPRYTFQYFMPSERAGINKLIQDSILEADKKEAKVISLGLLNQSEDLNGSGELFLRKQQDLKVRIVDGNTLVAAVILNSIPHSATSVFMCGGASKLGCAIVRLLSERGIKVQLLTESKEQLYKFKMAIPSYLQDNVIHARRYQAGNNCKIWIVGRQVSWKDQMQAPKGAHFVPFSPFPIKEGRKDCTYHTTPAMRMPPNLENVHSCENWLPRRVMSAWRAGGIVHALQGWDHHECGQTINTADVSEVWEAALKHGFLPFSPSLGECMD, encoded by the exons ATGGCATCAACTCCAGGTCCGCTTTCAAAATGGCCATGGGCAAACATGGGCAACTTTAAG TACTTGACCCTATCCCCTCTGGTGATGAAAGCCGTGCATACAAATTTCTTTGGAGGGCGAGAGACAGATAACTTTAGTTTGTTGCTGCTCATTCTTGTTGCCACCAGATATCTTCACAACCAGCTATGGATAAGCATTTCTCGTTATCAGAATGCTCGGGGCACACATCAAATTCAGAATAGAAGCATTAAGTTCGAGCAGGTAGATCGAGAGGGAAGCTG GGATGACTATATTCTCATGTACGCCTTCATGTTTATCCCACTGCATGCCTTCATACCAGGGGCATCAAATCTTCCTCTGTGGAACACAAAAGGGTTGTTTGTAATAATTTTGGCTCATGCTGGGCTATCAGAATTCTTCTATTACTGGGCACACAGAGCTCTCCATCATCACTACCTATATAACCTCTATCATTCGCATCATCACTCCTCTTTTGTCACAGAGCCGATTACAT CTGTAGTGCATCCGTTCGCAGAGCATTTAATCTACGCAGCAGTGTTCTCTGCAGGTCCATTAGCCACTGTTGTGACCAAAACCGCTTCTACTGCTGTCATATTCTGCTATTTAATATGGTTCGATTTCatgaacaatatgggtcactgcaACTTTGAATTTGTTCCCCAGTGGGCATTTAAGATCTGCCCTCCTCTCAAATATCTTATGTACACACCCTC GTTTCATTCTCTTCACCATTCACAGGTCCACACCAACTTCAGTCTGTTCATGCCTCTGTATGATTATCTATATGGAACAGCCGACAAATCATCTGATGGTCTCTACGACTCTGCCTGCAGAG GGAGGAAAGAAAAGGTGGATGTGGTGCACCTGACTCATGCAACAAGCCTACTCTCCTTTTTCCATCTGAGATTAGGGTTCGCCTCTTTTGCTGCAGCACCGTACTCTGTTAAATGGTACATGTGGGTCATATGGCCGATTAGCAACGGCATCATGATTTTTCTCTGGCTTTGTGGACAAACTTTCAGGGCCGAGAAAAATCGGTTAAATGGGCTACACATTGAAACTTGGGTCGTTCCCCGGTACACATTCCAG TATTTTATGCCTTCCGAGAGAGCAGGGATCAACAAACTCATCCAAGATTCCATTTTGGAGGCGGACAAGAAAGAAGCCAAGGTTATCAGCTTAGGCCTGCTCAACCAG AGCGAGGATCTTAATGGAAGCGGAGAGCTGTTTCTCAGAAAGCAACAAGACCTAAAAGTCCGTATAGTGGATGGGAACACTCTGGTAGCTGCTGTGATATTGAATTCTATACCGCACAGTGCAACCTCAGTGTTCATGTGTGGAGGAGCGTCCAAGCTTGGATGTGCCATTGTTCGCCTTCTCTCTGAACGCGGGATCAAAGTTCAG CTTCTGACAGAGTCAAAAGAACAATTATATAAATTCAAAATGGCCATTCCTTCTTACTTACAAGATAATGTGATCCATGCAAGAAGATATCAAGCAGGTAACAACTGCAAG ATATGGATAGTAGGGAGGCAGGTGAGTTGGAAAGATCAAATGCAAGCACCCAAGGGAGCGCACTTTGTTCCATTCTCGCCCTTTCCAATAAAAGAGGGTAGAAAAGACTGCACTTACCATACTACACCTGCCATGCGAATGCCACCGAATTTGGAAAATGTGCATAGCTGTGAG AATTGGCTGCCAAGAAGAGTAATGAGCGCATGGAGGGCAGGAGGAATAGTGCATGCCTTACAAGGGTGGGATCACCATGAGTGTGGACAAACTATCAATACAGCAGATGTCAGTGAAGTGTGGGAAGCTGCACTCAAACATGGCTTTCTTCCTTTCAGTCCTTCGCTTGGCGAATGCATGGATTGA